One segment of Sesamum indicum cultivar Zhongzhi No. 13 linkage group LG4, S_indicum_v1.0, whole genome shotgun sequence DNA contains the following:
- the LOC105160287 gene encoding growth-regulating factor 2, with product MKLHSTEAFPSKICMTSVHQENNLHLGRPFDGGCGGGRRSVASPAGGGVGPTSSNSGGANEVVGNINRDDVSSSCGVGENFARSSSTNSQPFDIFGAAHSHSTTPYKSPGGMAANVGFPFTSAQWKELERQAMIYKYMMSSVPVPPDLLFPLSRSFPTAAAAVDSSASSLYHGRYSKNGDPEPGRCKRTDGKKWRCSRDVAPHQKYCERHLHRGRPRSRKPVEVKNNGESHKKTRLEQSSLPNSTPSQQFVAANDQPLMLFNANTDLSISTAPSYNKGTNRDLGLMMEGEMVAMNGADQKWQHLIEANMGIANEGSFIYSSSALFHQDYVEEQPLNVLSYPNFPAPETEVPAGFIDAWSIDNLNSNNNGSSEPSISTNLGNLSPSLNLSIAMAAGSLLDEEMGKVQMGGSVKFYDEQSTKDSSWLSPVSWEPFARGGPLAEALHPGSVTIGCINPASPHDSISTPATTVSSPSGVLQRTLFSHSDSSVCNSPTFAAPPSEVAFQRLN from the exons ATGAAGCTGCATAGTACCGAAGCATTCCCTTCCAAGATTTGCATGACGAGTgttcatcaagaaaacaatcTGCATCTGGGCCGTCCATTTGATGGTGGTTGTGGTGGTGGTCGTCGTAGTGTCGCCAGCCCTGCAGGTGGAGGCGTGGGGCCCACTAGCAGTAATAGCGGCGGAGCTAACGAGGTGGTGGGCAATATAAACCGTGACGATGTCTCATCTTCTTGTGGTGTTGGTGAAAATTTTGCAAGGAGTAGTAGTACTAATTCGCAGCcttttgacatttttggtgCTGCTCATTCCCATTCCACCACCCCCTACAAATCCCCag GAGGGATGGCTGCCAATGTGGGGTTTCCTTTTACATCTGCTCAATGGAAAGAGCTGGAAAGACAAGCTATGATCTATAAATACATGATGTCCTCTGTGCCAGTGCCTCCCGATCTTCTCTTCCCACTTTCAAGAAGTTTTCctactgctgctgctgctgtagACTCTTCTGCTTCCT CACTCTACCACGGTAGATATTCAAAGAACGGAGATCCGGAGCCTGGGAGATGTAAGAGAACAGATGGCAAGAAATGGAGGTGTTCAAGAGACGTGGCGCCACACCAGAAGTACTGCGAGCGCCACCTGCACAGAGGCCGTCCCCGTTCAAGAAAGCCTGTGGAAGTTAAAAACAATGGTGAAAGCCACAAGAAGACACGCCTTGAACAAAGCTCTCTTCCCAACTCAACGCCTTCCCAACAATTTGTTGCAGCAAATGATCAGCCTCTTATGCTTTTCAACGCCAATACTGACCTGAGTATTTCTACTGCACCTTCTTATAATAAGGGAACAAATAG GGATTTGGGGTTGATGATGGAAGGTGAGATGGTTGCAATGAATGGGGCTGACCAGAAATGGCAGCACTTAATCGAAGCAAATATGGGAATTGCAAACGAGGGCTCTTTCATTTACAGCTCTAGTGCTCTTTTTCATCAAGATTATGTTGAGGAACAGCCACTGAATGTGTTATCCTATCCAAATTTTCCTGCTCCGGAAACTGAGGTCCCAGCTGGCTTTATTGATGCTTGGTCAATCGATAACCTCAACAGCAACAACAATGGCAGCTCCGAACCCTCCATATCAACCAATCTCGGGAACCTCTCCCCTTCACTCAATTTGTCCATAGCTATGGCTGCCGGAAGTCTCCTAGATGAAGAAATGGGAAAGGTTCAAATGGGGGGTAGTGTGAAATTCTATGATGAACAGAGTACAAAAGATTCTAGCTGGTTAAGCCCTGTATCTTGGGAGCCGTTTGCACGAGGTGGGCCGCTTGCCGAAGCTTTGCATCCGGGATCAGTTACCATCGGGTGCATAAATCCGGCGTCGCCCCATGATTCCATCAGCACCCCGGCTACTACTGTTTCATCACCTTCTGGAGTTCTACAGAGAACATTGTTCTCACACTCTGATAGCAGTGTTTGCAATAGCCCAACGTTCGCAGCTCCCCCATCAGAAGTTGCATTCCAGCGGCTCAATTAG